In the Actinomycetes bacterium genome, GGGTGACCGAGCTTTCGCGGATGCTGGCCGGGATGGAGGGGTCCGGGCTCGCCCAGGCCCATGCCGAGGAACTCCTGGCCGCGGCCTCGGCGGTCAAGGGCTCCGACGGCGCCCGCCCCGGCTCGGGTAGGGTTCGGCCATGAGGCTCGTCCCGCTCCGCCGGCGCCAGCCCGACCCGGGCCCGGGCGACGTGGTCGGCCCGGTCCGCAAGGACCGGCGCACCAAGAACCTGGTGAAACGGCTGCGCGCTGGTGACGTGGCCGTGATCGACCACGCCGACATCGACCGGGTGGCGGCCGAGACCCTGGTCGAGTGCCGGCCCGCCGCGGTGGTGAACGTGGCCACCAGCATCTCGGGCCAGTACCCACACGCCGGCCCGATGGTGCTCGTCGAGGCCGGCATCCCGCTCCTCGACGACGTCGGCGAGGACGCCTTCGACTTCCTGCGCGAGGGCGACCAGGTCCGCGTCGACCCGGACGGCGTGGTCTACCGCAACGACAGCCGGATCGCCGCTGGCGAGTGGCTGCAGCCCGAGGACGTCCGCAAGCGGATCGACGCGGCCAAGGACAACCTCGCCTCGGCACTCGAGGACTTCACCCTCAACACCCTCTCCTATGTCCGCCGCGACCGCGACCTGCTGCTCGAGGGGATCGACATCCCCTCCCTCAAGACGTCCATGCGCGACCGCCACGTGCTCGTGGTGGTGCGCGGCCACGACTACAAGAAGGACCTTTCGACCCTGCGCGGCTACATCCGCGAGTTCCGCCCCGTCCTCATCGGGGTCGACGGCGGCGCCGACGCGCTGCTCGAGGAGGGTTACAAACCCGACGTGATCCTCGGTGACATGGACTCGGTGACCAGCGAGGCGCTGTCCTGCGGGGCCGAGGTGGTGGTGCACGCCTACCCGGACGGCCGCGCGCCGGGCAAGGAGCGGGTCGAGGCGCTCGGCATCACCCCATACGTCTTCCCGGGCGCCGGGACCAGCGAGGACATGGCCATGCTGCTCGCCTACGAGGCCGACTGCGACCTGATCGTGGCCGTGGGCAGCCACGCCAGCATGGTCGAGTTCCTGGACAAGGGCCGTCCCGGCATGGCTTCGACGTTCCTCGTCCGGCTCAAGGTGGGCTCGAAGCTGGTGGACGCCAAGGGCGTGAACCGGCTCTACCGCCAAGGGGTGCGCCGCAGCGACCTGCTCCTGCTGGTGGCCGCCGCGATGTTCGCCATGCTGGCGATCTCGCTGGTCTCAGAGCCAGTTCGGCTCGTCTGGGACCAGGCGTTCGAGCTGCTGAAGGCGTTCTTCGACCGGCTCACGTCCCTGTTCTGACACCGGGCGGCCCCCGGGGCCGTCCCGCGGAGGTAGGCATCAGTGATCAACCTGCGGTACCACATCGTGTCGCTGGTCGCGGTCTTCCTGGCCCTGGCCATCGGGATCGTGGTGGGCAGCACCGTTCTCAAGGAGGGCACGGTGGCGGTGCTCCGCACCACCTCGAACGGCCTCATCAAGGAGAGCGAGCAGCGCCGGGCCGAGAACAAGCTCCTGGACGAGCGGGTGCGCGCCTACGAGGCGTTCGGCACCGCCGTCCTGCCCGCCCTCGCCCGCGACCGGCTCAAGGGCAGGTCCGCCGTGCTGCTCGACACCGACCGGGTCGACGACGCGACCCGCAAGGCCGTCGAGGACGCCCTCAAGGCGGCCGGGGCGGACGTGGACGGGCGCATCACCTTCGCGTCGGACCGGCTCGGCCTGGCCGCCGAGGGCGACCGGACCGCGCTCAACGCACTGCTCGAGACCGACCAGGCCGACCCGGTCTCGCTCCGGCGCAGCCTCGCCGACCGGCTCGCGGACCGGCTGGCCAACCCGGCCCGCCTGCCCCGGGGCGCCAACCGGACCAGGGACGTGCTGACCGGCCTCGACGACGCCAAGTTCCTGGCCGACCTCAGACTCGCCGACCCGACGATGCGCGACGGCACCGTCCCGTTCCCCAGGACCGGGTCGATGTTCGTGGTCATCGGGCCGACCGACAACCCGACGCCGCTCGACCCGCTCACCTTCCTGGTCCCGCTCGCCGACCGGCTCTCGGCCCGGTCCGCCACCCCGGTCGTCGGCGTCGAGGCGGCCGCCCCCGACGGCACGTCCTGGGTCGAGAAGCTCCGGGCCGCCCGGGACGTGCCCGACCGCGTCTCCACCGTCGACGCCGTCGACCAGGTCTACGGCCAGGTCGCTCTCGTCGAGGCGCTGCAGCGCCGCTGGCAGAACGAGCCCACGGGGCACTACGGGACCAAGGCCAGGGTCACCGGGCTGCTCCCCGAAAGCGCGCAGAAGTGACCGGGGACGCGCGCAGCGGGCGCGCGAAGGTGGACGCGGGCGGCGGGCGCGCCCGGGTGGACGCGCTCGCCCTGGTGCCCGCGTTCAACGAGGCCGAGCGGATCGGGGCGACGGTGGCCGCGCTCCGCAAGGTCCCCGGGGTCGCCGAGGTGCTCGTGGTCAGCGACGGGTCGACCGATGCGACCGCCGCCCGCGCCCTCGAGGCGGGCGCGCACTGCCTCGACCTGCCGCGCAACTTCGGCAAGGGCGGGGCGCTGAACGCGGGGCTGGCCGCGCTCACCGGGCGGGTGCGCGAGGGCCTGTCCCCGGAGCCGGTCGCGCTGCTGCTGGCCGACGCCGACCTCGGCGACACCGCGGCGCTGCTTGAGGCGCTGCTCGAGCCCGTCCTGGCCGGGCAGGCGGACCTGGCAGTGGCCGACCTGCCGGCCCAGCCGGGCGCCAAGGGCTTCGGCGTGGCGATCGGCATGGCCCGCTGGGGCATGCGCCGGGTGGCCGGGCGGACGCTGGCCGAGCCCCTGTCCGGCCAGCGGGCGCTGCGCTGGACGGCCGTTGGCGAGCTCGTCCCCTTCGCTCACGGCTTCGGGGTCGAGGTGGCGATGACCCTGGACGCGGTCGCGGCCGGCCTGCGCGTGGTGGAGGTGCAGGTCGACCTGCGGCACAAGCCGACCGGGCGCACGGTCGCCGGGATCGTGCACCGGGGCAGGCAGGCCGGGTCGGTCGCCCGCGAGCTGGCCCGCCACCGCGTGTGGCGGCCAGCCCCCGGCGCCGACGCGTCCAGCGGCGGCGACGCGTCCAGCGGCGGCGGCCCGGCTCCCGGGGCTGGCGGCCCGGCTCCCGGGGCTGGCGGCCCGGCTCCTGGGGCTGGCGGCCCGGCTCCCGGGGCTGGCGGCCCGGCTCCCGGGGGCGGTGGCCCGGGCCGCGGGAGCGATCCGGCCGAAGGGGACCAGGGCCCGGCCGGGCGCGGGGAGGCGTGAGCCGTGCGCGCGCTGCCGGTCGCCGTGTTCGGGGTGCTCGTCGGTTGGGGCGTCGGCAGGTGGGCGGCGCCCCAGCTCCTCGCCGCCCTGTCCGCGTCCAGCCTCTCCCGGGTCAACTACCGCAAGCGGGTCCTGGTGGCGGGGCTCGGGCTCGTCCTGCCCCTCGGCCTGCTCGCCTGGGTCGCCCCGCTCGCCCTGGCCGGCCGGGTCGACTGGCGCCGGGCCCTGCAGGCCGACGTGGCCGTGACCGGTCCCGGGGCCGCCGTGGTGGTGGCCGCGCTCGCCTTCGGGCTCCTCGGGCTCCTCGACGACCTGGTCCAGGACGCCGGCCCCCGTGGCTTCCGCGGGCACCTGCGCGCGCTCGCCGCAGGCCGGCTCACCGGGGGCGGGGCCAAGCTGGTCGGTGGGATGCTCGCCGCCCTGCTGGTGGCCAGCCTGGCCGTGGAGGAGCACCCCTGGTACATCGTGCTGGTCGGCGCGGTGGTGGTCGCCTCGGCCGCCAACGTCGCCAACCTGTTCGACCTGCGCCCGGGCCGCTGCGCCAAGGTGTTCCTGCCCCTGTGGGTGGTCGGCTGCCTGATCGACCCGACCGCGGGCGCCTGGTCGGCCGGACTGGCCGGCGCCACTCTGGCCGTGCTTCCCCTCGACCTCCGCGAGGAGGGGATGCTCGGCGACTGCGGTGCGAACGCGCTCGGCGCGGTGGTGGGGACGCTGCTCGTCACTGGGCCGTCCTGGCTGCTCTGGGTGGCCGCCGCCGTGCTCGTGGTGTTGCAGGCGGCCAGCGAGCGGGTCTCGTTCACCCGCGTCATCGAGGGCAACCGCTGGCTGCGGGCGGTCGACGGTCTCGGCCGGCGCCGCGACGAGGTGGGCTGACCGGGCGCTGACGAGGCGGGCTGACCGGGCGCCGACGAGGCGGGCTGACCAGGCGCTGTCGGGGAGCACGGCCGGGGCGTGCTATCTTGGCGTCCCGAGGGCCCGTAGCGGCCGGGCGTGCAGGCACCGAGCGTCCGGTCCCCCCATCGTGGGCCCAAAGGGGGTTCGACCGACCTTGGCCAAGCACATCTTCGTGACCGGTGGCGTCGCGTCATCGCTGGGCAAGGGCCTCACCGCCGCGTCGCTCGGGCGCCTGCTGAAGTCCCGCGGCCTCCGGGTCACCATGCAGAAGCTCGACCCGTACATCAACGTCGACCCGGGCACCATGAACCCCTTCCAGCACGGCGAGGTCTTCGTGACCGACGACGGCTGCGAGACCGACCTCGACCTCGGGCACTACGAGCGCTTCATCGACGAGAACCTCTACCGCGACTCCAACGTCACCACGGGGGCGGTCTACTCGACGGTCATCGCCGCGGAGCGCCGGGGCGAGTACCTCGGCGACACCGTGCAGGTCATCCCCCACATCACCAACGAGATCAAGGCCAGGATCCTGCGCGTGGCCGAGGACGCCGACGTGGTCGTCACCGAGGTCGGCGGCACCGTCGGCGACATCGAGTCGCTGCCCTACCTCGAGGCGATCCGCCAGCTCCGCCACGACGTGGGCCGCGAGAACGTGTTCTTCTGCCACGTCTCGCTGGTCCCCTACATCGCCCCGTCGGGCGAGCTGAAGACCAAGCCGACCCAGCACTCGGTGCGTGAGCTGCGGTCGCTGGGCATCCAGCCCGACGCCATCGTCTGCCGCACCGACCGGCCCATCACCGAGGCCCTCAAGCGCAAGATCTCCCTGCTCTCCGACGTCGACGTCGACGGGATCGTGAGCGCCCCCGACGCAAGCTCCATCTACGAGATCCCGCTCGTGCTCCACGAGGAGGGGCTCGACCGCTACCTCGTCCGCCACCTGCGCCTGGACGGCAGCGTCGACGAGCCCGACCTCGACGAGTGGCGGGCGCTGGTCGACCGCATCCGCAACCCGCGCCGGACCGTCCGCGTCGCGGTGGTCGGCAAGTACATCAACCTGCCCGACGCCTACCTGTCGGTCACCCAGGCACTGGCCCACGCCGGCTTCCACCACGGCGTGAACGTCGAGGTGGTCTGGACCGCCTCCGGCGACCTCGAGGAGGACGGCGCCGGCATGACCGTGCTCGAGACGGTGGACGGCATCCTGGTGCCCGGCGGGTTCGGGGTCCGTGGCGTCGAGGGCAAGATCGAGGCCGTCCGGTTCGCCCGCGAGCACCGCGTCCCGTTCCTCGGCATCTGCCTCGGCCTGCAGTGCGCGGTCGTGGAGGTCGCCCGCGACCTGGCCGGCCTGGAGGGCGCCAACTCGAGCGAGTTCGACCCCGGCACCCCCTACCCGGTCATCGACCTGCTGCCCGGCCAGCGGGGGGTCGCCGACCTGGGCGGCACCATGCGGCTGGGGCTGGACCCGTGTCGGCTCACCAAGGGCACCCGGGCCGAGCAGGCGTACGGCGACGGGCTGGTGTTCGAGCGCCACCGCCACCGCTACGAGGTCAACAACCGCTACCGGCGCCGGCTGGAGGACGCGGGCCTGGTCGTCTCGGGGACCTCTCCCGACGGCCGGCTGGTGGAGATCGTCGAGCTGGCCGACCACCCGTGGTTCGTGGCCGGCCAGTTCCACCCGGAGTTCCGCTCCCGGCCCACGCGCGCGCACCCGTTGTTCCGCGACTTCGTCGGCGCGGCGACCGAGCTGGCCGACCGGCGCGACGCCGAGTGGCAGACGATCACCAGAGGCCGCCCGGTCGTCCGCCGCCCGGAGCCCGCCTCCCTCCCCGCGCCCGAGCCCGTGGCTGGGGGGACCCGGCCGGCCAACGGTGCCTCGGCTGACACCGCCTCTGCTGACACCGCCCCGGCCGACGCCGCCCCGCGGCAGGCCGACAGGCAGGCGACCGCCAACGGCCTGGCCAACGGGGCCGCGCCGGCGAGCGCGCCCGCTTCATCCGGCACCCCATTCGACACCGACCCGGCCAGCGCTGCGGTCGCCCCGGCCGACCAACCCGAGGACGGCAAGGCCGGCGAGATCGCAGCCGAGCGGGCCGAGGAGGCCGGCGAGCTCACCGCCGCCCCGGGGAGCGAGGCGCCCGAGGATGCCGACGTGACGGCCGCCGTCGCCCCGGCGGACGAGCGGTCCGAGGACGCCGACGTGACGGCCGCCGCTGCCCCGGCGGACGAGTGGTCCGAGGACGCCGAGCGGTCCGAGGACGCCGACGTGAGCGCCTCCGCCGAAGTGGACGAGGACCGGCGGGAGGACGCCGACGCATTCTTCGCCGCGAGGGAGGCCGACGAGGCCGACGAGGGCAAGGAGCCGGCCGCCGGCGACCGGCGGGCGGCGCCCGCCGGCGCCCCGGCCCGGGACGCGCCGGCGATCCCCACGCTCGTGGCCAGGACCGACCGTGGAGGCACGATCGACCTCACCGCGCCGGAGCGGAGCGGGACCGGGTCCGACGACGAGGCCGCCGAGCCGGCCGGCCGGACCGACCACTCCTACGGCAGGGACGCCGGCCTGTTCGGCATGGTCGCCGACCCCGACCGCCGGTGACCGCCGACGAGGCGAGTCCCGGGTTCCGGATCGTCGCCAGCGAGCGCCCGTTCACGGGCCGCCTGATCAGCGTGCGGGTCGACCGGATCGCCGACGCCGAGGGCCGCGAGAGCAGCCGGGAGGTCGTCGAGCACCCTGGCGCGGTCGGCGCCCTGGTGGTGGACGGGGAAGGGCGGGTCCTGCTCGTCGACCAGTGGCGGCACGCGGTCGGCGGCAGGCTGCTCGAGGTGCCGGCCGGGACGTACGACGTGCACGGCGAGCCGGTCACCGAGGCCCTCCGCCGGGAGCTGGCCGAGGAGCTGCGGGTGGAGGGCGGCACCCTGACCTGGCTGACCACGTTCTACACGACTCCGGGCTGGAGCGACGAGGTCGTCGACATCTACCTGGCCGAGGGCGTGCGGCCGATCGAGGGCGAGCCGCCGCCGGGCGAGTGGGAAGAGGCCGGCATGGAGATGGTCGCCCTGACGTTCGACGAGGCGGTCGAGCGGGTGGCCGGCAACCCTCCCGGCGACTCCAAGACGCTGGTCGCGCTCGGGCTCTACGGCCTCATGCGCGCGGGAGCATGGGCGCCTGACCAGTCCCGTGCGCCCGCCCCCGACGCCCCGGCGCGCCGGGTCGCCGCCCGCCCGGCGGCCGCGCCCCAGCCCGGGCCGAGAGCGGGCTGAGTACTCGCCCCCACGGCCGGCCCGGCACCCGCCCCGGGCAGGCTTTGCGCTCGTCCCCACGGGCTCGTCCCAGGGCCGGCCCGGCGCGGCCCCGGAGGCCGCCGGGAGGGAGGGGACGGAACTCCCGAAGGTGCTCCCACGGGGTCCACCGTCTCGTAGACTGGGCACCTCGGCCAACGAGGGCCGGGCGGGCAGGGACGACAGCTGGCGGCGCGGCACTTCGGCCCGGTCTGGCCGTGCGTCGGCACAGGAAGGGGCGCGCACCATGGACGTAGGCATCCCGCGCGAGCTGAAGGACCACGAGTACCGGGTCGCCATCACCCCGGTCGGGGTGCGCGAGCTCGCCGACGCCGGCCACAGGGTGCTGGTGGAGTGCAACGCCGGCGTGGGGAGCTCCATCCCCGACAGCGGCTTCGTCCGGGCCGGGGCCACCATCCTCGACACCGCCGACGAGGTCTGGGGCGAGGCCGACCTCATCCTCAAGGTGAAGGAGCCGGTGCCCGAGGAGTTCGGCCGGCTGCGTGCCGGCCAGGTGCTGTTCACCTACCTCCACCTGGCCGCGAGCCGCGAGGTCACCGAGGCGCTGCTCAAGTCGGGCACCACTGCGGTCGCCTACGAGACGGTCGAGCTGGATGGCGGCCGCCTCCCGCTGCTGGCCCCGATGAGCGAGGTTGCTGGCCGGATGGCGCCCCAGGTCGGGGCGCACCTGCTGGAGCGCGAGTCGGGCGGCCGGGGCGTGCTCATGGGTGGGGTGAGCGGGGTCGCCCCGGCCCGGGTGGTCGTGCTCGGGGGCGGCATGGCCGGCCAGAACGCCGCCTGGATCGCCCAGGGCATGGAGGCCGAGGTCATCATGCTCGACACCAACATCGACAAGCTCCGCTACGTCGACTCGATCCATAAGGGCCGCATCCTCACCCTCATGTCGAACCGGCAGACGGTCGAGGAGCTGGTCCTCAGCGCCGACCTGGTGATCGGCTCGGTGCTGATCCCAGGGGCCAAGGCGCCCAGGCTGGTGAGCAGGGAGCACGTCAAGGCGATGAAGCCGGGCGCCGTGCTCGTCGACATCTCCATCGACCAGGGTGGCTGCTTCGAGACGAGCCACGTGACGACCCACTCGGACCCCACCTACGTGGTCGACGAGGTGGTCCACTACTGCGTCGGCAACATGCCCGGGGCGGTGCCCCACACCTCCACCTACGCCCTCACCAACGTCACCCTGCCTTACGCGGTCGCCCTCGCCTCGGCCGGGATCGAGGCCGCGGTGCGGTCCGACCCGCCGCTCGCCAAGGGCGTCAACGTCTGGCGAGGCGAGCTGACCTCGGAGCCGGTGGCAGCCGCGCACCAGCTCGACTGGCGGCCGCTCGAGGAGGCCATGGGCGACGGCGGGGGCGGTCGCTGACGCCGGCCGTGGCGACCCGGCCGGCACCGGGCGGCTCCGGGGTGAAGGCGGCGGCCGACGCACGGGTGAAGGCGGCACCGGGCGGCTCCGGTGCCTCGCGCGCTTCAGGCGAGCGCGTCGAGACGGCGCCGGTGAGCGCGGCCGCCTCCAGCGCGGTCCGGAGCTTCCTGGACTACCTGGCCGTCGAGCGTGGCCTGGCCGCAAACACGCTGGCCGCCTACCGGCGCGACCTGTACCGGTACGCGGGCTGGCTGGCGGCGGCCGGGATCGACGACCCGACGCTGGCCGGCGAGGACGACCTGGTCGCCTTCGTCGGCGCCCTGCGGGCCGGGAGCACGCCGGTCGGCACCCGCTACCGCGCCTCGAGCGTGGCCCGCAGCCTGGCCGCGGTGCGCGGCTTCCACCGGTTCCTGGTCCGCGAGCACCTGGCCGGTGCCGACCCCTCCCGCGACCTGGGCAGCCCGAAGGTCCCGGCCGCGCTGCCCAAGGCGCTCACCGTCGAGCAGGTTGAGGCGCTGCTGGCCGCGGTGCCCGGCGACGACGCCCGCGCCCTGCGCGACCGCGCCCTGCTGGAGACCTTGTACGCGGCCGGCCTGCGGGTCAGCGAGGCGACCGGGCTCGACGTCGACGACGTCGACCTCGACGACGGCACCGTGCGCGCCTTCGGCAAGGGGGCCAAGGAGCGCCTGGTCCCCGTCGGCCGCTCGGCCCGGCGCGCCGTGGCCGCCTACCTCGTCCGCGGCCGCCCCTCCCTGGCCGTGTCCGGGTCGGGGCCGGCGCTGTTCCTCAACGCGGCCGGCGGCCGCCTCACCAGGCAGGGGTGCTGGAAGATCCTCCGTCACCACGCCGAGCGGGCCGGCCTCCCGGCCGACGTGTCGCCCCACGTGCTCCGCCACTCGTTCGCCACCCACCTGCTGGCCGGCGGTGCCGACATCCGCAGCGTCCAGGAGCTGCTCGGACACGCAAGCCTGGCCACGACCCAGGTGTACACGAAGGTCACCCAGGACCGTCTACGAGAGGTCTATCTCCGGGCCCACCCTCGCGCCGGGCAACCAGGTGCTTCACCCCAGGCCGCTTCGAGTTCATGATCTTGTAGCCTTTGCCGTACTTGCCGGGCCTTGCCGCTTCGAGCCTTGCGCTGGCCGCCCACGATCGTGATCGTGTTGCAGGCCGTCCGTGAAGGGGAGCGGAAGCCGGACGAACCACGGGAGGAGCTGGGATGGACCAGCAGACGACGCACCGGCTGCACGAGCGGCTGGCAGGGGAGCGGGACGCGCTGCTGAAGCAGCTCGACGATCTCGGTGCCCACCGCGACGCGGAGGGGATCAGGGACCCCGAGCTGGACGAGGGCTTCGCCGACGCCGGTCAGGCGGCGGCCGAGCGGTCCAGCCTCCTCCGGCTGGTGCAGAGCCTGCGCGACACCCTCCGGGACGTCGACCACGCACTGGACCGCATCGAGGCGGGCACCTACGGCACCTGCGAGCGCTGCGGGCAGCCGATCCCCGACGAGCGGCTCGAGGCGCTGCCCGCCGCCCGGCTCTGCATCCGGTGCAAGCAGCAGCGGGGGCGGGCATGAGACAGGGGCGCCCGGCCCGTCCGGGCAAGGTGGCCGTGGTCGTCTGCGACTCCCTCGGCGTGGGCGAGGCGCCGGACGCGAGCGACTACGGGGACGCTGGCGCCAACACCATCGGCCACACCGCGGCTGCGCTGGGCGGGCTGCGGCTGCCGACGCTCGAGGCGTGGGGCATCGGGCGGCTCACCGGGATCGCCGGCGTGGCAGCCCGTGACCCGGCCGCCGGGGTGGTGGCCCGCATGGCCGAGCGGTCGGCCGGCAAGGACACCACCACGGGGCACTGGGAGATGATGGGCGTGGTGCTCACCTCGCCGTTCCCCACCTACCCGGACGGCTTCCCGCCCGAGGTGGTCGACGCGTTCAGCGAGGCGATCGGGCGCGGGGTGCTCGGCAACCGTCCCGCCTCCGGCACCGAGATCATCGAGGAGCTGGGCGAGGAGCACCTCGCCTCGGGCAGGCCGATCGTCTACACCTCGGCCGACTCGGTCTTCCAGATCGCCACCCACAAGCGGGTCGTGCCCCTCGACCAGCTCTACCAGTGGTGCGAGACGGCCCGCGGGCTGCTCACCGGGGAGCACGCGGTCGGCCGGGTGATCGCCCGCCCGTTCGACGGCGAGCCCGGCTCGTTCGTCCGCACCAAGGAGCGGCGCGACTACGCGCTGCCGCCTGCCGGGCCCACGGTGCTCGAGGCGGTCCAGAAGTCCGGCGTCCGCACGCTCGGGGTGGGCAAGATCGAGGACATCTTCTCGCGCCGGGGCCTTGACGACTCCGACCACACCGGCGACAACCAGAGCTCGCTCGACGCGACCGTGCGCTACCTGCGCGAGGCGGCCGGTCCGACGCTGGTCTTCACCAACCTGGTCGACTTCGACATGGTCTACGGCCACCGGCGCGACGTGGCCGGCTACGGCCGCTGCCTGGAGGAGTTCGACGCGCGCCTGCCCGAGGTGGTGGCCGAGCTGGGCGAGGCGGACTGGCTGTTCCTGACCGCCGACCACGGCTGCGACCCGACCGCGCCCGGGACCGACCACACCCGGGAGTTCACCCCGATGGTGGCGTTCAGCCCGGGCGGCACCGCCGGCGTGCGCCTGCACGACCGGAGCACCTTCGCCGACCTCGGCGCAACCGTGGCCGACCTGTTCGGCGTCGACCCGGTCGGCCCGGGGAGGAGCTTCACGGGCGAGCTGGCATAGGGCTGCTCGTCCCTGGCGGCGGAGGGCTGCTCGTCCCTGGCGGCGGAGGGGTCGCTTGTCCCCTGAGGGCGGAGGGCTACCTGCCCAGGCGTGGTGAGCGGACCTCCTGGGGTCGGCTCGTATACCCCCCTCACTCAAGCTCGATCGTGCGACTGCCGAACGATACCCGGACCCCTGTCAGCGTCTGCGGGCTGCTGGCGCGGCCGTACAGGGCACGCTCCGTGGTCGACCACGCAGCGTGAGCATGGCTGCGGACAAGAGCGCCACGTAGCGTGAGATTGCCTGGTGGCAGCCTGCTCCTTGTTCCTTGTGCGGGTCTGCTGGCCCCGTGCGGGTTTGCTGGCCCATCTCTGCGGCCGGACCTGCTGCACCCATCCCTTCGGGCGGACCTGCTGCACCCATCCCTTCGGGCGACCTGCGTGGTCCTGCAAGGGGTGGCGACAGCGAGGCGGTCGCGGGCGGCGTTGCCAGGCAACCAGGAACAGACGAACGGCAGGGAGGGTGGGTCGGCGCGTTTCCGGGCGTTCCGGCCGATCAGGTGCCGGAGGAGCTTGGCGGGGTCCCGCGATTCGGTAGTATCCCGGTCGCTTGATCTACCAGGCGACTGATGAACTGATAGCCATAGCGACCTAGCGACGTAGCTCCGAATCTCCTTATTTGCCTAGTGCTTTATCGACATAACGATACGTCGCCCAGCTATTGGAGCGCCCCGGGAGCGGCACCGGACGCGGAGGTGTCAGGTGGGAAAGGTCATCGCCCTGGCCAACCAGAAGGGTGGGGTCGGAAAGACGACGACCACCATCAACCTCGGTGCCGCCCTGGCCGAGCAGGGACGGCAGGTGCTGCTGATCGACATGGACCCTCAGGGGGCGCTCTCGGTCGGCCTCGGGCTGAACCCGCTCGCCCTCGAGCGCACCGTCTACAACCTGCTGATGGACCCCAAGGCGGCCCCGGTGGCGGCGATCACCAGCACCAAGATCGACCGTGTCGAGCTCCTGCCCTCCAACATCGACCTGGCCGCGGCCGAGGTGCTGCTGGTCGGCGAGGTGGCCCGCGAGCAGGCGCTGGCGCGGGTCCTGCGACCGCTGCGCAGGCAGTACGACTACCTGCTGGTCGACTGCCCGCCGAGCCTCGGCCTGCTGACCGTCAACGCGCTCACCGCCGCCGACGCCGTGCTCGTGCCGCTTGAGTGCGAGTACTTCGCCCTGCGGGGCATGGCCCTGCTCATGGACACCATCGAGAAGGTCCGCGAGCGGCTGAACCCGGAGCTCGAGATCGTCGGCATCCTCGCCACCATGTACGACCCGCGGACTGTGCACGGCCGCGAGGTGCTCGGACGGGTCGAGGACGCCTTCGGCGACCGCGTGTTCCGCACCGTGATCTCCAAGACCATCCGCTTCGCCGAGGCACCGGTGGCCGGGGAGAGCATCCTGACCTATGCAGGCTCGTCGAGTGGCGCAGCCGCGTACCGCGAGCTGGCCAAGGAGGTAGCGGCGTCATGAAGGGTCGGGCAAGCCTGCCAGGGGCCGACGAGCTGTTCCGTGTCACCAGCATCGACCAGGGCCGGGGAGCCCGGGATGCCCGTGGTGCCCGGGGCGCCAAGCAGGCCGCCGCCGGCGGCCCCAAGGCCCCGCCGCCCGCCGAGCGGACGTCCAGCGGCCGGCAGCGCCACGAGGAGAAGGTCACCTTCTACTGCACCGCCGAGGAGCTGATGGACCTCGAGCATGCCCGGCTGCGGCTCCGCCGCGAGCATGGGATCGGGGTGGACCGCGGCCGCCTCGTCCGCGAGGCGCTCGCCCAGGTCCTCTCCGAGCTGGAGCGCGACGGCGCCGACGCGGCCCTGGTGAAGCGGCTGCTTGCATGACCGGGGCGGACGCCTCGGGGGCCGGTGAGCGCGAGGCAGAGGTCGCGGTTGGGCTGCGCCTCGGCGGCAGCGTGGCCGGGGAGTCCCCGGACGACTCGGGGGTGGGTGGCGGAGCCTCGGGGGTGGGTGGCGGAGCCTCGGGGGTCGGCGGCGGAGCAGAGGAGCGGTGGTGCGCGTCGTCGAGCTGATCGCGCGCAAGCGCGACGGGGGCCAGGTGCCGTCCGGCGAACTGCGGGAGCTGGTGCTCGGCTACGCCCGCGGCGAGGTGCCGGACTACCAGATGGCCGCCTTCCTCATGGCCGGCTACCTGCGCGGCTTCTCCACCGTCGAGACCGGGGCGCTCACCGCCGCGATGCTCGACTCCGGCGACCGGCTCGACCTGTCGAAGCTGTCCGGGCCGACCGTGGACAAGCACTCGACCGGAGGGGTCGCCGACGGGACCACCCTGGTG is a window encoding:
- the steA gene encoding putative cytokinetic ring protein SteA — protein: MRLVPLRRRQPDPGPGDVVGPVRKDRRTKNLVKRLRAGDVAVIDHADIDRVAAETLVECRPAAVVNVATSISGQYPHAGPMVLVEAGIPLLDDVGEDAFDFLREGDQVRVDPDGVVYRNDSRIAAGEWLQPEDVRKRIDAAKDNLASALEDFTLNTLSYVRRDRDLLLEGIDIPSLKTSMRDRHVLVVVRGHDYKKDLSTLRGYIREFRPVLIGVDGGADALLEEGYKPDVILGDMDSVTSEALSCGAEVVVHAYPDGRAPGKERVEALGITPYVFPGAGTSEDMAMLLAYEADCDLIVAVGSHASMVEFLDKGRPGMASTFLVRLKVGSKLVDAKGVNRLYRQGVRRSDLLLLVAAAMFAMLAISLVSEPVRLVWDQAFELLKAFFDRLTSLF
- a CDS encoding glycosyltransferase family 2 protein is translated as MTGDARSGRAKVDAGGGRARVDALALVPAFNEAERIGATVAALRKVPGVAEVLVVSDGSTDATAARALEAGAHCLDLPRNFGKGGALNAGLAALTGRVREGLSPEPVALLLADADLGDTAALLEALLEPVLAGQADLAVADLPAQPGAKGFGVAIGMARWGMRRVAGRTLAEPLSGQRALRWTAVGELVPFAHGFGVEVAMTLDAVAAGLRVVEVQVDLRHKPTGRTVAGIVHRGRQAGSVARELARHRVWRPAPGADASSGGDASSGGGPAPGAGGPAPGAGGPAPGAGGPAPGAGGPAPGGGGPGRGSDPAEGDQGPAGRGEA
- a CDS encoding copper transporter; amino-acid sequence: MINLRYHIVSLVAVFLALAIGIVVGSTVLKEGTVAVLRTTSNGLIKESEQRRAENKLLDERVRAYEAFGTAVLPALARDRLKGRSAVLLDTDRVDDATRKAVEDALKAAGADVDGRITFASDRLGLAAEGDRTALNALLETDQADPVSLRRSLADRLADRLANPARLPRGANRTRDVLTGLDDAKFLADLRLADPTMRDGTVPFPRTGSMFVVIGPTDNPTPLDPLTFLVPLADRLSARSATPVVGVEAAAPDGTSWVEKLRAARDVPDRVSTVDAVDQVYGQVALVEALQRRWQNEPTGHYGTKARVTGLLPESAQK
- a CDS encoding NUDIX hydrolase is translated as MTADEASPGFRIVASERPFTGRLISVRVDRIADAEGRESSREVVEHPGAVGALVVDGEGRVLLVDQWRHAVGGRLLEVPAGTYDVHGEPVTEALRRELAEELRVEGGTLTWLTTFYTTPGWSDEVVDIYLAEGVRPIEGEPPPGEWEEAGMEMVALTFDEAVERVAGNPPGDSKTLVALGLYGLMRAGAWAPDQSRAPAPDAPARRVAARPAAAPQPGPRAG
- the ald gene encoding alanine dehydrogenase, with the translated sequence MDVGIPRELKDHEYRVAITPVGVRELADAGHRVLVECNAGVGSSIPDSGFVRAGATILDTADEVWGEADLILKVKEPVPEEFGRLRAGQVLFTYLHLAASREVTEALLKSGTTAVAYETVELDGGRLPLLAPMSEVAGRMAPQVGAHLLERESGGRGVLMGGVSGVAPARVVVLGGGMAGQNAAWIAQGMEAEVIMLDTNIDKLRYVDSIHKGRILTLMSNRQTVEELVLSADLVIGSVLIPGAKAPRLVSREHVKAMKPGAVLVDISIDQGGCFETSHVTTHSDPTYVVDEVVHYCVGNMPGAVPHTSTYALTNVTLPYAVALASAGIEAAVRSDPPLAKGVNVWRGELTSEPVAAAHQLDWRPLEEAMGDGGGGR